The following is a genomic window from Numenius arquata chromosome 12, bNumArq3.hap1.1, whole genome shotgun sequence.
CAAGGATGCTGTGGGCAGACCCCGCTTACTGCCTCTGCTGTCCCAGGAGAGACCCTGCTCCCTGGCAGCCACGGTTCACCAGATGCTTGCGAGTATGTTCCCGTGAAGTCTGTTCTCCTCCTGGCAGAGAGGTTTCTCCTGCCAGCCTGAAGGGCAGGGGCACAGACTGCTCGGGACATGGCCAGAGCTGCTGGCTGGCCCCAGCGCTGCCAGCTCCTGAGGGTCTCCCCAGCTTCCACCCGAGAGCCTTCAGCTACCTTTAGACACCAGACCCCCAACCAAAAAAGAGTTAAGGCAGTTGCAAAGaagctccttttctctcttttctttttttcaatacaCCCAAACCAGCTGTGATCAGCAGTGGCACTCTCAGAGGGAGAGGCGGGGTGGTGGAGGACTTGTGGTGCTGGTCTTCTTCAGCACACGCTGTGTTCCATGCCCAGAGGAGCCCACCCGGCTTTGGCACCTTTGCGACCCACCAGAGGCTACTGTGAAACTAGCTACTTGCTTTTGACATTGTGTAGTTATAAAAGTGAAGGTTACTGTTAAAATTAGTGGCCTTACAGAGTTAGACTTGATGTGCGCTTGGACTGAAATGAGTTATGTTTGGAGTGAGCAGATCCAGTCCCTGGCTCCCGCAGCGTGTTTAATGGGTGGCAgtgtttaaaaacttaaaataaaataaaataataataaaaaaaggaaaaaaaaaaggaaagaaaaaaacctcactgcttGTTCGCCTGGCGAGGTGTGGGTTTCTGCTGCTCAGCAACAACTGCTGCCCCCGCGGGCTCAGCTCCCCTAGCCTGCCCGTCACTGTGCTCCGTTCCAGAGCTGATCACAGCTTGGTTTCTTCCAGGGGCCTTTCTGTTGAAAGGGGTGGGAGACACGAGTGCCTGTTTTTACCTGATCCCACAAATTCATTCCAAACCTGGCCTGCGATTGCATGAGTAATaataacagtaacaataataataatatttatttttatttgagaagCACCTTACCAACCAACTGCAACACTGTTGTTCCTTCACtaactctccttttctcttcccttgttctccctctccccccttcgGTCATACTCCTCCTTTTCAGTGCTCGGTGGTGTATGCGTGTGTGCTCACTGTTCTTGTATtcaataaaagtgaaataaatgtgtttgatGCTAAATCAGCTTGGGGCCTCGGTGGACTCTTTCCTGCCAAGAGGGTGGAGAAGTGAAGGGGGGACCTTGCAACTGGGGTCTCGCACATGGAAGTACTTTACAACCCACAGCCAAACTCTGCTCTGTCTGAAGGGAAGATGAAGATGCTTCCAGGTTGGGCGCTGcggctggtggtgctgggaccGGTGTCATGTGGTGGCTGCCGACCCTCGTACGCAGACATGGGGCAGCGAAGGAGGTTGTGAAGATGCTCAAAACGCAGAGAGAGGAGGTGGCAGCTGTCCCTGAGGAGCTTGACTCTGTTGTCCTGGGAGGGAGgacgtggtgctgggagggggTTAAGAAGGACACaaagctgttggagcggggccagaggaggccccggagatgctgggagggctggagccgctctgctgtggggacaggctgagagagttggggggttcagcctggagaagagaaggctccggggagaccttagagccccttccagtccctaaaggggctccaggaaagctggggagggactcgtgatcagggaggggagccataggacaagggggaacagttttaacctggaagaggggagattgagctgagatctggggaagaaattctttgctgtgagggtggtgagagcctggcccaggttgcccagagaagctgtggctgccctatccctggaggggttcaaggccaggttggaggggtctttgagcaacctggtctggtgggaggtgtccctgcccagggcagggggtggcactgggtggtctttaaggtcccttcccacccaaaccatcctgtgattctatgagctgTCCCGCTGCGGGGTCTTCTGTCTCACTGCGAgggtctctgtgtgtctgtcctgctgcagggcaCTCAGTCCCCGGGTGGGGGGCCCGGGGGAATGGCGGCcagctgggggggtctggggaagCGAGACCGCCTTTGAGGGACCTTGGGCCAGAGCGGAACAGCCAtggaggagcccggggaggacAAAGCGGAACAACGGCCGAGTTTGGGGTCTGGGGAAGCGGGGGAGGCGGAACCGCCGTGCCCGGAACCGCCGTGCCGCCCGGACGCTTTTCGGGGAGGACCGGGAGCGCTCGGAGGTTCCGGATGCTGAGGAGCGGAAGGGGGGCGGCGGTCGCGGCATGCTGTGCCCTGCCATGGCGGCCCCGCGGCTGGACCCCGAGCTGGCCCGGCAGCTCTTCTTCGAGGGCGCCGCCGTGGTGGTGCTGGGCGTCCCTCAGGGCACTGAATTCGGCATCGACTACAGCACCTGGACCGTGGGGCCCCGGTTCCGCGGCGTCAAGATGATCCCGCCGGGCCTGCACTTCCTGCACTgcagcgcggggcgggcgggcggcggccgggagACAGGCCCGCGCACCGGCTTCTTCCTCAGCCTGCAGCGGCGGGAGGTGCGGGTGCTGCGGTGGGACCCCGCCGGGGAGGCGGTGGGGCTGGCGGCCGCGGGGGAGGCCGAGGCTTTCCGGGAGAACCTGCAGGAGATGGACCCGTTCCTGGGGCCCTACCCCTACGAGACCCTGAAGAAGTGGgtctccctcaccagcttcatcagCGAAGGGGCCATGAAGAAGCTGCAGCCGGAGAGCGGGCGGATCTGTGCCTTCTCGGAGGTGCTGCCGGTGGTGGCCGGGCGGCACACCAGGGACCGGGAGGAGCAGCACCTGCCCCGCTTCGACGCCGAGTGCCGGAGCTACGCCGAGGGCATGGCGCGGCTGCCCCAGATGAAGCCGAAAGCCGGCACCGAGATCAGGTTCACGGAGCTGCCGAAGCAGATGTACCCCGACGGTGCTACGCCAGAGGAGATCACCAGGCACAGCATGGACCTCAGCTACACGCTGGAGAAGGTGATTAACCAGCAGTACGCCAGCCAGCCCCTGGATCTCCTCGGTGGGTACTGAAACCACTAGGTAGAGTCTTGGGGTGCTTTCATAGACTAGCCTGGGTTGGAATAGAcatttaaagcccatccagttccacccctctaccctgggcagggacacctcccaccagaccaggttgctcaaagccccatccaacctggccttgaacccctccagggatagggcagccacagcttctctgggcaacctgggccaggctctcaccaccttcacagcaaagaacttcttccccagatctcagctcaatctcccctctttcaatttaaaactgttccccctcctcctatggctcccctccctgatcacgagtccctccccagctttcctggagcccctttagggactggaaggggctctaaggtctccctggagccttctcttctccaggctgaaccccccaactctctcagcctgtcctcaaagcagaggggctccagccctctgattatttttcttgccctcctctgtacctgctcctgCTTACAGAGAATAAAGTAATTTCTCTGTAAAATGAGAGCCCTGGGATGAAACCTGTGCCTGTTCTGTGGGGCCTGTCCTCTGGCACCCTGAGGCATCTCTCTTAATCACAAAATGGAAGTTTGTGGAGTTTTTAGCAGCTACAGCTGTTCCAGTTGTGCTTTTGTCCAGACCTGCCAGCCTGCCACATTTGCCTCTCTCACTCCTGGGTGCTGCGCTTGGTGCCCAGATTGCTTTAGATTAAGTCAAAAGCAGCAATTGCAGGTGCCCATAAACTGCATCTCCTGCAAAGGGGGTCTGTCATCTGGCACCAACCAGCCTGGCAGTCTGCCTGTGAAGTGAATCTCTGAGGACGGAGCTTACAGTGTCCTGGGAGCACTGAATGGGGCTGAGCATGGCAATTTTCAGGTTCTTGTTCCCATTTTGGTGGTATGGGGTCTCCCAGCAGGCGGTTCCCGAGGCAGTAGCTGGTCCCCTCCCTGGCTGGAGCGGTGGCCACTCAGCTGCGTGCTGCTGGCGACTCTCGGTGGCAACATTCAGGGtttgccagccctgctgcaggagacATCCACAGCGAGGGCTGCAGCTCCCACTCCCAGGGTCTTAATTACTTGCCAGCCATTCTTGGCAACTTGTGATATGAATAAGTATCAAATCTGTGGAGGTCCTGAACCTCCCGTGGAGGTTCTGTTCTGTGGCAGGATGGACAGAGGGCTTGGGAACCCAGCGGAGCTGGAGCCTCAAGGCTGCTGAGGTTTGGAATAAGCCTTTGTTTTTCcattcttccatttttctctatATTAATATTATACCATTTATTCTTTATCAATATTACCAAGCACAGCTCTAGGATATACAATGAACGAATTACCTTAGGGAACGCTATCATTATGATGCTGATCACAGCTGATGCTGAACATCGAGTGAGATGAACCGTGGCTCTTAATTCAACGAGATAAGAACATCTATTAGTGTACTGCTCacctctcccagtgctcccacagcCCTTGCATTCAAGGGCAGTAGCATTTGCACTCCCATGTGGCTCCAGAAACCCGGGCATAGGCGTAACGAGGATGCTTGCAGGATAACAGCAATGTCTGACTTCATTGTTGGAGTGTCCTTCTGAGAACACGGGTGACACTGGAAGTCCTTAGGTGGCTGTGTACTCTGATTGCCAGAAAGTCACTGTCCAAAGATGATAATCACAGTTACAGGCAGACTTGCCCAATTATGCTTGCTTTTTCTCCAGTTGAAGAGCAGAGCCCTAGGAAATAGTGTTTGGAGTATTGACTGCCATTAGCAGAATCGCTGGAAGGTCAAAATGCATGTGCAAAAGACAAACCCAGAGTTTTATGCAGTCATTTACAGGGCTTTCGAAAGGACACATACCTTTGATGTTTTTAGTCttatgtgtgttttgttttgttttgttttcctttgctgaataCACGCAGCTGAGTTGCAGTTTGCTTTCATCTGCTTCCTGATCGGGAATGTGTATGATGCGTTTGAGCACTGGAAAAGACTCTTGAACATCCTGTGCCGATCTGAAGATGCCATCGGGAAGTATCAAGACCTTTACATCAATCTCATTTCTGTGCTGTATCACCAGCTTGGTGAAATTCCAGCTGATTTTTTTGTGGACATTATCTCTCAGGACAACTTTTTAACCAGCACCTTACAGGTACGTTTCTCTTGAAACGTACTTGAAACAACTCTCTCTTGAAAACTGGGAGTGGGAGGAGAGGGCGCACAGGCCGTCAGAGGAAATTTGGGGAGAAGCTGCAAAGGCAATTAAGCTACTGTTGAGCTGCGTGGGACACAGTGAGCCTATCTAAGCACGtgcatattttcttttattttttcccctgtgtcaTTGACAAAGAAATGCCATTTGCTTGTCATCTCCGAGTTTGATTGGCTCAAGCTCTGCCTAGAAGTGTCTAATGCGGTATAAAATGGAGTTAGTCTGTGTGCAGAGAGGCCAGTGGAGTGAGGCAACCAGAGGAAAGGCTAGTGGAGATGGCTGCAAGGGAGAATGGGGACTGTGtgtattttattgtgttttcCTTGCAAATAGTGCTGAAAGTAGCCTGTTACCTAGACATGGTTTAGAGTCCTAAATGTGCCTGGACTGTGCCAGCATACTTTTTCTAAAAATTCTTAAGGCCTTTGACTACATTAAGCAGATGAGCTATGGGAGAGGCTCAGCGAGTGCAAGATTAtgtctgttgattttttttttttcccaaacaccattcattcttttttgtttttttataaaaaacccAAGACTTCGGCATAAAAGGCTGATGATGTTTATTTTTGGTCAGCTTGAATGGTTTGCTTAGTACGCAGAGAAGTTGCTGCAAAACCTTATCAAGCTTAGGGCATGGATAGATTTAAGAAGCTTTTCCGTTCCTGTTAGCCTTAAGCAAAGCTGAAGATTTCCTGTAATAAAGTTCTTACCCAGAGGGAATTTATGGTTAgtctgaaatgcagaaaacacTGCTGCTACTGGGATGAGCAtgagcaaatcatagaatcactgaatggttagagttggaagggaccttaaagatcagggagttccaacccccccaaccctgggcagggacacctcccaccagaccaggttgctcaaagacccctccaacctggccttgaacccctccagggatggggcagccacag
Proteins encoded in this region:
- the AAR2 gene encoding protein AAR2 homolog — its product is MAAPRLDPELARQLFFEGAAVVVLGVPQGTEFGIDYSTWTVGPRFRGVKMIPPGLHFLHCSAGRAGGGRETGPRTGFFLSLQRREVRVLRWDPAGEAVGLAAAGEAEAFRENLQEMDPFLGPYPYETLKKWVSLTSFISEGAMKKLQPESGRICAFSEVLPVVAGRHTRDREEQHLPRFDAECRSYAEGMARLPQMKPKAGTEIRFTELPKQMYPDGATPEEITRHSMDLSYTLEKVINQQYASQPLDLLAELQFAFICFLIGNVYDAFEHWKRLLNILCRSEDAIGKYQDLYINLISVLYHQLGEIPADFFVDIISQDNFLTSTLQVFFSCTCSAAVGGTLRKKAEKFKAHLTKKFKWDFEAEPDDCAPVVVELPEGVQVD